A portion of the Manihot esculenta cultivar AM560-2 chromosome 2, M.esculenta_v8, whole genome shotgun sequence genome contains these proteins:
- the LOC110608945 gene encoding disease resistance protein RPS2-like, which yields MEYIVAKDKGRSNIVLFPRLTYLKLLRLPNLMGFCKDNNVSLEWSLLERLKFRSCQKMKIFCVSVLESSTLSTSVEVDHLDTTFCATLIPGKRKKQYNNFSKKVALIKNQRDPSVSNIDESCAFPSKLIQQLQNLKHLMINGSDSVEVIFSFEGLINGVLNSVEEIWLLNLPNLKHLWFKIPPEITAFQSLRKLIVRDCDNLINLFSICSAKLVGKLQSIEIRRCKRMEEIIGKEDEEISMQKIVFPQLRSLKLEDLPNLNSFCNMIYALEFPFLETLKFRNCKRMETFSYGSLSMPKLEVVKINGRWHQLMGSDPNLNAKMSELLKMNQYEVEGEAEFES from the exons ATGGAATATATTGTTGCAAAAGATAAGGGAAGAAGCAATATAGTATTGTTTCCTCGCCTAACTTATCTTAAACTTTTACGTCTGCCAAATTTGATGGGTTTTTGCAAAGATAATAATGTTTCTCTTGAGTGGTCTTTATTAGAACGATTGAAGTTTCGTAGTTGTCAGAAAATGAAGATATTTTGCGTTTCAGTTCTAGAATCATCAACATTGAGTACGAGTGTTGAGGTTGATCACCTTGATACTACCTTTTGTGCTACATTGATAccaggaaaaaggaaaaagcaaTATAATAATTTCAGCAAAAAG GTTGCATTAATAAAGAATCAGAGGGATCCATCTGTTAGCAATATTGATGAAAGTTGTGCATTTCCATCCAAATTGATTCAACAGTTGCAAAATCTGAAACACCTTATGATTAACGGCAGCGATTCAGTGGAAGTAATATTTTCATTTGAAGGGCTGATTAATGGAGTGCTCAATTCAGTGGAAGAGATATGGTTACTTAATTTACCAAATTTGAAGCACCTTTGGTTCAAGATTCCACCAGAAATCACAGCCTTCCAAAGCCTGCGAAAGTTGATTGTAAGAGATTGTGATAATTTAATAAACCTTTTCTCAATTTGCTCGGCCAAACTTGTAGGAAAGCTACAATCAATAGAGATTAGAAGGTGCAAGAGGATGGAGGAAATTATTGGAAAAGAGGATGAAGAAATTAGCATGCAAAAAATTGTGTTCCCTCAACTAAGGTCTCTGAAACTTGAGGATTTACCCAACCTCAACAGTTTCTGCAATATGATTTATGCTCTTGAATTTCCATTTCTAGAAACATTGAAGTTTCGGAACTGTAAAAGGATGGAGACATTCTCCTATGGATCGTTAAGCATGCCAAAGCTAGAGGTGGTTAAGATAAATGGAAGGTGGCATCAATTAATGGGATCTGATCCAAACCTTAATGCAAAAATGAGTGAGTTGTTGAAGATGAATCAATATGAG GTAGAAGGGGAAGCTGAGTTTGAGTCGTGA
- the LOC110608943 gene encoding disease resistance protein At4g27190-like yields MEVLLAIGGTIAGEIAKNLVAPIWRPIYYLIYYKHNIENLKEELQKLDGKRTEVGLLVNNAKSNLLVVVDSVIRWQEKADGIDRRSKEFLQNEMNMNKCLNRYSLSRKAKKMTENMLALLEEARNFGEIAYPDPCQKIELWFSDERIKNFKSRESILNDILMALKNDDLCVIGICGMSGIGKTTMVKQLMKNMETKKLFDEFAMVAVSDTPDVRKIQDEIASCLGLELKNDESEVVRASKLRQRLTNCDKRILLILDDVWKEDGLGEIGVPLGCRSNGCKIVLTSRNEFVCSSLGSQRNFLMKVLNNEEALVLFKETAGDSIGHDLLDTVKEIVNECEGLPIAIVTLSKALKNKNKHVWNDVLLQLNNSKLEDISGMKTKVFSAIELSYNCLEDEEAQSCFLLCSLFPEDFNILVEDLLEFGMGLRLFKRVEYGHEGRDRIYKLIDMLKGSNLLLEGDDEWNESVKMHDLVRDVAISLASRNKQWHTLQNQARINEWQGKDWYKNCTAISLLCEDIKKLKDHLKCPNLELLQLWNDCQNDCQLQSLPINVLEGMKGLKVLSIASRIPSLPQSIDVLKNLQTLCLCNDRLNEMHTIGDLVKLEILEVRSYCLEELPAEIGSLKNLRLLNLRRVVNLRYIPPGVLLRLSKLEELYLPQI; encoded by the coding sequence ATGGAGGTTCTCCTTGCCATTGGAGGTACAATTGCTGGTGAAATTGCTAAAAACTTGGTGGCTCCTATTTGGCGACCCATTTATTATCTGATTTACTACAAACATAACATCGAGAATTTGAAAGAGGAGCTTCAGAAACTGGATGGCAAGAGAACTGAGGTGGGGCTACTTGTGAATAACGCCAAAAGCAACTTGCTGGTGGTTGTTGATTCTGTAATTCGTTGGCAAGAGAAAGCAGATGGCATTGATAGGAGGAGTAAAGAATTTCTTCAAAATGAAATGAACATGAACAAGTGTTTGAATCGTTATTCCTTGAGTAGAAAAGCTAAGAAGATGACAGAAAATATGCTTGCTTTGCTCGAAGAAGCGAGGAATTTTGGTGAAATAGCCTATCCTGATCCTTGTCAAAAGATAGAATTATGGTTCAGTGATGAACGCATCAAGAATTTCAAATCAAGGGAATCAATTCTAAATGACATTTTGATGGCCTTAAAGAATGACGATCTTTGTGTGATTGGGATTTGCGGAATGAGTGGTATCGGTAAAACCACTATGGTAAAGCAGCTTATGAAAAACATGGAAACAAAGAAATTGTTTGACGAGTTTGCAATGGTAGCAGTGTCTGATACTCCTGACGTCAGAAAGATCCAAGATGAAATTGCATCTTGCTTGGGATTGGAACTCAAGAATGATGAAAGTGAGGTGGTAAGAGCAAGCAAACTGCGTCAGAGGCTTACCAACTGTGATAAGAGGATCCTTCTAATATTGGATGATGTTTGGAAGGAGGATGGTTTAGGAGAAATTGGAGTTCCTTTAGGTTGCAGGAGCAATGGATGCAAAATCGTGTTGACTTCACGAAATGAATTTGTGTGCTCTAGTTTGGGAAGTCAAAGAAATTTCCTAATGAAAGTTCTGAATAATGAAGAAGCTCTCGTTCTTTTCAAAGAGACAGCAGGCGACTCAATTGGCCATGATTTACTAGACACGGTGAAGGAGATTGTAAATGAATGTGAAGGCTTACCAATTGCCATTGTAACTCTTTCCAAggcattaaaaaacaaaaacaaacacGTTTGGAATGATGTGCttttacaattaaataattctaaGCTGGAAGATATCTCAGGAATGAAGACAAAGGTATTTTCTGCAATTGAATTAAGTTACAATTGTTTGGAAGATGAAGAGGCCCAGTCATGCTTTTTGCTTTGTAGCTTGTTCCCTGAAGATTTCAATATTCTGGTTGAAGATTTGCTTGAATTTGGAATGGGCCTAAGGCTGTTTAAACGTGTTGAATATGGGCATGAAGGAAGAGATAGGATCTATAAGCTTATTGATATGCTCAAAGGGTCAAATTTGTTGCTTGAAGGTGATGACGAATGGAACGAGTCTGTCAAAATGCATGACCTTGTCCGTGATGTAGCCATATCACTTGCCTCCAGAAATAAGCAGTGGCACACATTACAAAATCAAGCTAGAATAAATGAGTGGCAAGGTAAGGATTGGTACAAAAATTGCACTGCAATTTCACTTCTGTGTGAAGACATCAAAAAACTTAAAGATCATTTAAAGTGTCCGAACCTTGAACTCTTACAGCTTTGGAATGATTGTCAGAATGATTGTCAGTTACAAAGCCTTCCAATCAACGTGTTAGAAGGGATGAAAGGACTCAAAGTTCTATCTATAGCCTCCCGTATCCCATCACTGCCACAATCAATTGATGTCTTGAAGAATCTTCAAACCTTATGTCTTTGTAATGATAGGCTAAACGAGATGCATACAATTGGAGATCTCGTGAAACTGGAAATACTTGAAGTTCGTAGTTATTGTTTAGAAGAGCTGCCAGCAGAAATAGGATCACTGAAAAATCTAAGGTTGCTAAACCTGCGCAGGGTCGTGAACCTTAGATACATTCCACCAGGTGTATTATTAAGGTTGTCCAAACTAGAAGAGTTGTATCTTCCACAGATATAA